The Oxobacter pfennigii region AAAAAAAGGGCGGTGTTTTAGTGCCTGAAACACCAAAAACTAAAAATTCCAAGAGAAATATACCAATCGACACCGTAACTATGGAATGGCTAAATAAATTGAAAGCTGCTCAGGAGGATGCATCAAAGGTAAATCATATAGACTATGAATATGTTTGCTGCTGGGAAGATGGCAGGCCATTAAGACCTCAATATATAACAAAGACATTTTCAAAGTGTGTTCAGTCCTGCAGCGATAAAGTAAAGACAATTACATTCCACGGTTTAAGACATACACATGCAAGTCTGCTGTATGATATCAAAGAAACAAGCAATGTAATATCTAAAAGGCTTGGTCATGCCCGGACATCTGTAACAGATGATATTTATATCCACATTAAAAAGGATGCAGAGAGAGCTGCGGCAGATAAGTTAGGACAGATTTTTAAGATTGGACAGATTTAGGACAGATTTGCATTTTTGAGCAATAATTTCTCAAAATAAAAAATCCCCGAAACATTTGATGTTTCAGGGCTTCTCTGGAGGCGACACCCAGATTTGAACTGGGGAATAAAGGTTTTGCAGACCTCTGCCTTACCACTTGGCTATGTCGCCACATGGAGCGGGAAACGGGGCTCAAACCCGCGACCTTCGCCTTGGCAAGGCGACGCTCTATCAACTGAGCTATTCCCGCATATTAGGATAGGGATACATTATGTAATATGCTTCCTCTATCATTAAAATGGTGGCCAGAGTCGGAATCGAACCAACGACACGTGGATTTTCAGTCCACTGCTCTACCGACTGAGCTATCTGGCCATATGGCGACCCAGAAGGGGCTCGAACCCTCGACCTCCGGCGTGACAGGCCGGCACTCTAACCAACTGAGCTACTGGGCCATATGTGGTGGGAACAATAGGGCTCGAACCTATGACCCTCTGCTTGTAAGGCAGATGCTCTCCCAGCTGAGCTATGCTCCCACATATCGCATACATTTGTTTCAGCGACATAAATTAGTATATAATATCTAGTTAGCAAAGTCAACAACTTTTATAGCAAAATATTTTATTAAAATAAGTATCCCCTAACCCCTGGATTTTAGTACATTTATTGGTTAAGACCCGATTCCTTAAGCTCGCGAATATCCTTTTGCGAGAAATGATATTTTGTATTGCAGAAATGGCAAACCACTTCTGTTTCTTTTTCTTCTTTTTCCATGCTTTCAAGCTCCTCATGCCCCAGGCTTAAAAGAAGCCTTTCAACCTTTTTCTTGCTGCAGTCGCATATGAATTCAGGCTCATATTCCTCCTGAATTTTGGGGTCCATTCCATCCAAAAGCTCAGCTATAATATCCTCCGCCTTTCCGCCATCCTTTATCATCTGTGTTACGGGAGGTATTTCATCTAAGCGGAACTCCAATATGTCTCTAGTAAATTCGCTGGCCTCAGGCATAGCCTGGATCATGAATCCTCCGGCAGCAACAACAGAATTGTCGGTATCAACTAAGACTCCTAATGCTACGGCAGAAGGCACCTGCTCGGAAGAAGCAAAATAATATGTTATATCTTCGGCTATTTCTCCTGAAATTATGGGCACATAACCTACATAAGGCTCTTTTAACCCCAAATCCCGAATAACTGTCAAGCGCCCGTCTGTACCTACAGCTCCGCCTACATCCAGCTTTCCTTCCGCATTAAGGGGACGTGCTATATTAGGATTTGATATATATCCTTTTACATTGCCTTTGTTATCGCTTACTGTAACGATTTGGCCGGCTTCTCCTCCGCCGTTTATCTGCACCGTTAATCTGTCCCTGTCATTTTTAAGCATTGTTCCCATCATGGATGCTGCAGTCATCATTCTACCTAAAGCTGCCGACGCCACGGGGGTGGTATTATGTATTTTTCTGGCTTCCTCAACTATCTGTGTGGTTATGGCAGCAAAGAATCTTAATTCTCCACCCGCAGCAGTCCCTCTTATTATCCTGTCTTTCATTATGTACCCTCCATCTATTATTTCTTGCAGCAAAAGGAAATCCTTTCGGAATCATCCTTTGCCCTATAGTATGTGTAAGCTTCGTTCATTTCTATGGAAGCAAATCCTGCTTCTTTAAGCATTCCTTGTATTTCATTGCTTTCATATATCTTTTCAGTATGAAATTCTTCAAACCTCCTATATAATATGCCTTCCCTTATAAAAAAGGTAATAAAAAATTCCACTGTTTTTTCATCGGTTAAATTATTTTCCCAAATATATGCCGCATCTTCTTCGTTATAAGTAAAGGTATTATTGCCGATTATGTTTTTTAGTTTATAAGAAGAATTTATATCAAATATAAAAATGCCAGTATGGCTTAAATGATTATATACCCATTTAAAAATTTGAATTAGATCTTCTTTATTAGTTATGTAGTTGATGCTGTCACACAAGCATATGACGGCATCAAACTCATCTTCTACATTGATGCTTCTCATATCCTGATTAAGAAATCTTATTTTCAGCCCTGCATCCAGTGCTTTTTTGTATGCTATTGAGAGCATTTCATCTGATAAATCAAAAGCAGTAACATTATACCCTAATTGCGCCATATTTACAGATATACTTCCTGTGCCGCAGGCCATCTCAAGTATTTTTTCAGCTTCTGAATTATTGCTTTTTATCCTGCCATGGATGTGGCTGCTCCAGCCTTCATAATCAATATCGCTCATCAGCATGTCATAAATTAAGGCAAAATCCTCATATTGCACGCGTTTCCACCCCCTGAAATCCACTATCATTATAGCATGCGAACTGCGTTGAAGCATGTTTTAATGATTCCTACCTTGCGGCAATGCCGCATAATATTCAGGAATCATTATAGCATATCTTAAAAAATATACCTACCTCTACCAGGTAGGTATATTGCCGCTTTTCATGTCATCGTCTCTTCTTTCCTTATTGCGCCTAGTCATAATTCCTCCTATCCTTCCTGTCTCGCTTGCCGTCAAGCCGCTCCAGCCTAATTGCCTTACCTTATCGTCAAGTCCCAGT contains the following coding sequences:
- the hslO gene encoding Hsp33 family molecular chaperone HslO; translated protein: MKDRIIRGTAAGGELRFFAAITTQIVEEARKIHNTTPVASAALGRMMTAASMMGTMLKNDRDRLTVQINGGGEAGQIVTVSDNKGNVKGYISNPNIARPLNAEGKLDVGGAVGTDGRLTVIRDLGLKEPYVGYVPIISGEIAEDITYYFASSEQVPSAVALGVLVDTDNSVVAAGGFMIQAMPEASEFTRDILEFRLDEIPPVTQMIKDGGKAEDIIAELLDGMDPKIQEEYEPEFICDCSKKKVERLLLSLGHEELESMEKEEKETEVVCHFCNTKYHFSQKDIRELKESGLNQ
- a CDS encoding class I SAM-dependent DNA methyltransferase, whose protein sequence is MQYEDFALIYDMLMSDIDYEGWSSHIHGRIKSNNSEAEKILEMACGTGSISVNMAQLGYNVTAFDLSDEMLSIAYKKALDAGLKIRFLNQDMRSINVEDEFDAVICLCDSINYITNKEDLIQIFKWVYNHLSHTGIFIFDINSSYKLKNIIGNNTFTYNEEDAAYIWENNLTDEKTVEFFITFFIREGILYRRFEEFHTEKIYESNEIQGMLKEAGFASIEMNEAYTYYRAKDDSERISFCCKK
- a CDS encoding small, acid-soluble spore protein, alpha/beta type, yielding MRYYDFLDAKLVKKTPFKKVIKAKIKSNRPLSEEEIAREKQKYEIAKELGLDDKVRQLGWSGLTASETGRIGGIMTRRNKERRDDDMKSGNIPTW